Proteins from one Neodiprion fabricii isolate iyNeoFabr1 chromosome 5, iyNeoFabr1.1, whole genome shotgun sequence genomic window:
- the LOC124183886 gene encoding uncharacterized protein LOC124183886 encodes MEIDSGARPAVISKQCYENFFSHAPLITSKVTLRTYNKLLIPSLGYLKITAERNGIKNHLISHVVKQGGPPLLGRNWLQAFGLWPIRFQNNMHAVVTSKLDSSKQTVKVKNTVETERLKREFPKIFEAGIGTFTKGELILTLKEEARLKFLQPRKIPWALREKVARKLSKLEALKINFPVEYSDWGSPVMLVLKSDGSVRLCGDFKVTLNKYLEIDHYPLPKVEEVLETLRRGELFTKLDPSEAYQQLPLAKDSKKLVVISTHLGLFQYNRYPMGYQPARDHFRG; translated from the coding sequence ATGGAAATAGATTCGGGCGCCAGACCGGCAGTAATCTCTAAGCAgtgttatgaaaattttttctcacacgcACCGTTGATAACTTCTAAAGTAACACTGCGAACGTACAACAAGCTTCTTATACCATCTTTAGGATATTTAAAGATAACAGCAGAGAGAAACGGTATTAAGAATCATTTAATATCACACGTAGTAAAACAGGGAGGTCCACCCCTTCTAGGTCGCAACTGGTTGCAGGCCTTTGGGTTGTGGCCAATTCGTTTCCAAAACAATATGCACGCGGTCGTTACTAGCAAGCTAGATAGCTCGAAGCAAACTGTAAAGGTAAAAAACACCGTAGAAACGGAAAGATTGAAACGCGAATTCCCTAAGATTTTTGAAGCCGGCATAGGCACGTTTACAAAAGGAGAATTAATATTAACACTTAAAGAAGAAGCTCGTCTCAAATTCCTGCAACCCAGAAAAATACCATGGGCGTTACGCGAGAAGGTCGCGCGTAAATTGTCAAAATTAgaagctttgaaaataaattttccagtAGAATACAGTGACTGGGGCTCACCGGTGATGCTTGTGCTGAAGAGCGACGGCTCGGTTCGACTCTGTGGTGACTTCAAGGTCACTCTAAATAAATACTTAGAAATTGATCATTATCCTTTACCGAAAGTTGAAGAAGTTTTGGAAACTCTAAGAAGGGGTGAATTATTCACAAAGCTCGATCCATCAGAAGCTTACCAACAGTTGCCGTTAGCAAAAGATTCAAAAAAACTTGTGGTAATAAGTACGCACCTCGGATTGTTCCAGTACAATAGATACCCTATGGGGTATCAACCGGCCCGGGATCATTTCAGAGGATAA